From the Halobacterium zhouii genome, the window AGACGAAGGAGACGTGGTCGTCGGCGTGCCCGGGCGTGAACACCACCTCGAACGCCTCGCTCCCGATGGTCACGTGGTCACCGTCCGCGAGTTCGTTGGTGCGGAGCGGGTGTTCGGCGTACGCGTACACGTCCGGGTCGAAGGCCTCGACGACGGCCTCGAGTTGCTGGACGTGGTCGCCGTGCTGGTGCGTGAGCACCACCTGATCGAGTTCGTCGGTGTGTTCGCGGATCTCGTCGACGACGCCGTCGTACGCGCCCGCGTCCACGAGCGTCGGACTGTCGCCGAGCGTGAGAAATGCGTTGCAAGTGAACGTCTCCGCGTCCGCCGTGACGACGTGCACGTCCATGCGTCCGTGGACGCGCGCCACCGCCTTAAACCGGCACGGAACTTTAGTGGCCGTCTCCCGTATGGATAGAGTACATGGGCTTCGGAAGCTACGACGAATCCGAACAGGAGCGGCAGTCTGTAGACTCCGAGAACATCAACACGGACGAGAACGTCGACACCGAAGAACACGAACACGACGGCGACGTGAACTACAATATCGGCGCGTCGAACGACGAACTCTTAGACCGCCTGCAGGACATCAAAGAGGACTGACGCCGTGTCGCCGCCCCAGCGCCGACGAACGGGGCGACGGTCGGTGACGCCAACAGGACGACGAGTAGTGGCGCGAACGAAGCGACGGGTGGTGACGTGAAGTCCGGCACCCGCGCGCTCGGCGTCGCGGAGTCCTACGCGCACGACGCCGACCGCTCGACGCTCGCGGGTGCGGTCGTTCGCGCCGACCGCGTGGTCGACGGCTTTTCCTTCGACTCGTGTACCGTCGGCGGCAGCGACGCGACCGACGCCGTCTGCGCGCTCTACAACGCGCTCGACCGCGAGGACGTCAGATACGTGCTCGTCTCGGGCATCGCGCCCGCGTGGTTCAGCGTCCTCGACCTGCACGAGATACACGAGCGCGTCGAGCGCCCCGTTCTCTCGGTCTCCTTCGAGGAGAGCCCCGGACTCGAGGACGCCATCGAGCGGGAGTTCGAGGGCGAGGCGAGGAAAGAGCGACTCGCGGTCTACGAACAGCAGCCAGCGCGCACCCCCGTCGAGGTGAACGGCGAGCGCGTGTTCGTGCGGAACGTCGGCTGCGAGAACCCGCTGGAAGTCACGCGAGCGTTCACGCCAGAAGGCGGGCGGCCCGAACCGCTGCGGGTGGCGAGGCTGGCAGCGCGCGCCGGCGACGACTACGCTTAACAGCGCGGGCGTGGACACTCCGGCATGGATCAGATGGAGGGACTCGAGGTGGTCGAGTGCACGAAGTGCCCGGAACTCGTGGAGTCGCGCTCCCAGATCGTGAACGGCGACGGCCCCGAGGACGCGGACGTGCTGTTCGTCGGGGAAGCCCCAGGCAAGAACGAGGACGAGGAGGGGAAACCGTTCGTCGGGCGGAGCGGCAGCGTCCTTGACTCGGAACTCGAAGCGGTCGGCCTCTCGCGGGCGGACATTCGCATCACGAACTGCGTGCGGTGCCGTCCGCCGGAGAACCGCGACCCCTCGAAAGAGGAACTGGCGAACTGCCGGGGCTACCTCGAGCACGAGATCGACCTCGTCGACCCCGACGTCGTCGTGACGCTCGGAAAGGTGCCCGGCGAACATCTCTTAGAGCGGGACGTCGCGGTGACCAAGGAGTCGGGGAGCGTCGAGCGCGTCGAACTCGGCGGCGACGAGCGGAACGTCCTCGTCTGCCTCCACCCGGCGGCGACGCTGTACGACCGAAGTCAGGAGGAAGCGTTCGAGGAGACGATAGCGAAAGCGGCGATGATGGCGGGCGTCGAAGGCGGTCAGTCCCAGTTAGAGGACTACTAGGGGACGAGCAGGGACGTCGGCGGGTGTTAGACGCGTTCGGTGTCGGTGCCGAGCCACTTGCTCGAGTCGAACAGGTCGCTGATGGAGTCCACGAGGGACTTCCCCTCGTTCTCGCCGGGTCGGAGTCGAGCGCGCACCCGCGAGGAGACGAGTTCGACGCTGATGACGATGAGCATCACCACGATGAGGCCGGCGGCGGCCTGCGCGTAGGCGTCAGCGCTCCCGAACTGGAGTTTCAGCTTGATGTACTGGCCGAGACCGCCCGCGCCGACGACGCCCAGCGAGATGGCGATGCGGGTGTTGATCTCGAGGACGTACAGCGTCCACGCGATGAACGACGTCGACACCTGGCTCAGCATACCGAAGATGACCGTCTGCGCTCGCGCGGCGCCGGTCGAACTGATAGCCTCGATGGGGCCGTCGTCGATCTCCTCGAGTTCGTCCGTGAACAGGCGACCGAGGTTACCGATGGTGTCCGTGGCGATGGCGATGATGGCGGACTTCTCGGAGATGCCGAACAGCGCGATGTAGATGAACACCCACACCAGCGCGGGCACCGACCGGATGGCCGACATCGTGCCGCGGAAGATGAAGTTGAACGGGAACGGCGTGACGCGCTCGGACCCGAGCACGCCGAAGACCAGCGCGAGCGGGAAGCCGAGGACGGTCCCCGTGAACCCGACGATGATAGTGGTGATGGCCGCGGGGATGAGAATGCTCCCGCTTCGCTCGACCGCCATCGCGGCCTCGAGGATGGTGCTCGGATGCATGAGCGTCCACCAGATGGCCCGCAGGCCGCCGACACCCTCGCGTTGCGTGGCGAGCGTGAGGTCGACGAAACTCGGAGCGAAGAAGCGAACGACGCTGTTGAGCCAGATGGGGAACTGGCGCACGAACTCCGCGAGCGTGAACCCGACGTACCACATCCCCAGGCCGGTGAGTCCGAGGACAAACAGCAGACCCAGAGCGCCGAGAATACGGCGGATTCGCTGTTTCTGCTCGATCCGGTCTTTCACTTGTTGGATGTTGCTTGTCGCCATTGTTAGCTCTCCGCGAGATGTTCGACGCCGGTCTCGCCGCCGTCCTCGCCGTAGTAGATGCGGTCGACGACGTCCATCGTGAGGTCCTCCTTCTCGCCGTCGAAGACGACTTCGCCGTCGCGGAGGCCAATGAATCGCTCACCGAACTCGCGCGCGATGTTGACCTGGTGGAGCGAGACGATGGAGGTGAGGTCGCGCTCGTCCGCGGCCACCTTCAGGTAGCGCATCACCTCCTGCGCTGCCTTGGGGTCGAGGCTCGCGACCGGTTCGTCCGCGAGCAGGAGTTCGGGGTTCTGAGTGAGCGCTCGCGCGATGCCGACGCGCTGTTGCTGGCCGCCGGACATCGAGCCCGCGCGCTGGTCGGCTTCATCCAGCAGACCGACCGTGTCGAGGGCATTCAGGGCCATCTCCTTGTCCTCCTCCGTGTAGTTCGTGAGCACGCTGTCGACGGTCTCGGTCCGACTGAGCGCGCCCGTG encodes:
- a CDS encoding DUF99 family protein; this translates as MKSGTRALGVAESYAHDADRSTLAGAVVRADRVVDGFSFDSCTVGGSDATDAVCALYNALDREDVRYVLVSGIAPAWFSVLDLHEIHERVERPVLSVSFEESPGLEDAIEREFEGEARKERLAVYEQQPARTPVEVNGERVFVRNVGCENPLEVTRAFTPEGGRPEPLRVARLAARAGDDYA
- the phnC gene encoding phosphonate ABC transporter ATP-binding protein → MATVTAADVTKIYGENTVALNDVSFEIPDGEFVVLLGPSGAGKSTLLRILNGLTAPTEGTLSIGDEEVTGTRSDVAMVFQMHYLVESMSAYRNSLTGALSRTETVDSVLTNYTEEDKEMALNALDTVGLLDEADQRAGSMSGGQQQRVGIARALTQNPELLLADEPVASLDPKAAQEVMRYLKVAADERDLTSIVSLHQVNIAREFGERFIGLRDGEVVFDGEKEDLTMDVVDRIYYGEDGGETGVEHLAES
- a CDS encoding DUF5786 family protein; this translates as MGFGSYDESEQERQSVDSENINTDENVDTEEHEHDGDVNYNIGASNDELLDRLQDIKED
- a CDS encoding MBL fold metallo-hydrolase — its product is MDVHVVTADAETFTCNAFLTLGDSPTLVDAGAYDGVVDEIREHTDELDQVVLTHQHGDHVQQLEAVVEAFDPDVYAYAEHPLRTNELADGDHVTIGSEAFEVVFTPGHADDHVSFVSETALFSGDVVVHDDGAFDDGSFGRTDMAGQSRERLVESIRELLARLPESVAEMYSGHGGVYEGDVGSIVERALARAERREPKYPDE
- a CDS encoding uracil-DNA glycosylase, which codes for MDQMEGLEVVECTKCPELVESRSQIVNGDGPEDADVLFVGEAPGKNEDEEGKPFVGRSGSVLDSELEAVGLSRADIRITNCVRCRPPENRDPSKEELANCRGYLEHEIDLVDPDVVVTLGKVPGEHLLERDVAVTKESGSVERVELGGDERNVLVCLHPAATLYDRSQEEAFEETIAKAAMMAGVEGGQSQLEDY
- a CDS encoding PhnE/PtxC family ABC transporter permease, with product MATSNIQQVKDRIEQKQRIRRILGALGLLFVLGLTGLGMWYVGFTLAEFVRQFPIWLNSVVRFFAPSFVDLTLATQREGVGGLRAIWWTLMHPSTILEAAMAVERSGSILIPAAITTIIVGFTGTVLGFPLALVFGVLGSERVTPFPFNFIFRGTMSAIRSVPALVWVFIYIALFGISEKSAIIAIATDTIGNLGRLFTDELEEIDDGPIEAISSTGAARAQTVIFGMLSQVSTSFIAWTLYVLEINTRIAISLGVVGAGGLGQYIKLKLQFGSADAYAQAAAGLIVVMLIVISVELVSSRVRARLRPGENEGKSLVDSISDLFDSSKWLGTDTERV